GGCGTCCCGCACGACGCTCCAGGAATGGCTCGGCACGCGCCTGCCGAACGCGGCGGAGGTCGCCGACGCCGTGGTCCGCTACCGCACGGAGCACAAGGGACTCCTGTCGTCGCCGGCGGAGATTGCCGCGATCCCTGGCGTGACGCCGGAAGCGGCCTCCCTTCTTGCCTCCCAGTCGATCGTCGGCCGTTTCGCGCTCCGGAGCGTGGAGTTCGTCGGACCGACGGCCGGCAAGGAGCTCCTGCAGAACACGGCGTGGCTGATCCTGCTGTCGATCCTGGGGATTCTGATCTACGTCTGGTTCCGCTTTCACAAGTGGATGTGGGGGGTCACGTCGGTCATCGCGCTCATGCACGACGTGTTCATCGCCGCCGGCATGATCTCCCTGACGGGGAAGGAGTTTTCCCTGACGGTGGTCGCGGCCCTCCTGACCATCCTCGGGTACTCGATCAACGACACCATCGTGGTGTTCGACCGCATCCGGGAGAACCTGCGCCTCTACCGCGAGCACGAATTCGAGGACATCGTCAACGCCTCGGTGAACCAGACGCTCAGCCGGACGATGCTCACCTCCCTCAGCCTGCTGATGGCCCTCGTGGCGCTCCTCATGTTTGGCGGCGACAAGCTCAACCCGATGTCGTTCTGCCTGCTCGTGGGGGTCGCGTTCGGCACGTATTCCTCGGTGTTCGTCGCCGCCGCCCTGCTGGTCGTCGCCTACCGCCGGTTCGGCCTTAAATACGTCAAATCCTGAGGTCCGCCCGCGGACCTGACCTGAACCGGGGCCGCGGCCCCAGGCCCGGCCGCCCGTGTCGCAGCGGGTGGAGCGGGAAGGGTCGGCGGGCGTCTTTTTGTTATACTTCCCTATCCGTGGCGAGTGCCGCCAGTCTGCGCGAACCCCCCCGCACGACCAGGGACAACGGACGGGAAGCGGCGCTCCCGGCGCTGGGAATCCGATGATTCGCTTCGAGGACATCCAGGAGAAGATCGAGGCTTACATGCCGGCGGCCGATCTCGAGCTGCTGCGCAAGGCCTACGTCTTTTCCGCCAAGGAGCACAAGGGCCAGACGCGCTCGTCCGGCGAGCCGTACCTCATTCACCCCCTGTCGGTCGCCTACATCCTCGCCGACCTCAAGCTCGACATGACCTGTGTCGTCGCCGGCCTCCTGCACGACGTCCTCGAGGACACCCTGACGACGCGCGAGGCGGTGGAGGAGCACTTCGGCCGCGACATCGCCCACGTGGTGGAGGGCCTGACCAAGATCGCCCGGATCAGCTTCAATTCCAAGGAGCAGCAGCAGGCCGAGAGCTTCCGCAAGATGATGCTGGCGATGGTCGACGACATCCGGGTCGTCCTGGTCAAGCTGGCCGACCGGCTGCACAACATGCGCACGCTCGAGCATCTCTCGCCGCGCCAGCAGGAGCGCATCGCGCGCGAGACACTCGACATCTACGCTCCGATCGCCAACCGCCTCGGCATGGCCAAGGTCAAGAACGAGCTGGAGGACCTGGCGCTGAAGTACCTCGATCCCGCGGGGTTCCAGAGCCTGGTGCAGGCGATGGAGGAGAAGCGCAAGCTGACCGACGAGTTCATCAGGGAGATCCAGACGACGCTCAGGTCCGAGCTCGACAAGGCGGGGATTGCCTGCGACATCTACGGCCGGCGCAAGCACCTGCACAGCATCTACAGGAAGATCAAGCGCCAGCGGATCGAGGTGGGGGAAGTGTACGACTACCTGGCCTTCCGGATCCTGACGGGGAGCGTCAAGGACTGTTACGGGGCCCTCGGGATCATCCACGGGATGTGGCGCCCGGTGCCGGGGCGGATCAAGGACTTCATCGCCATGCCGAAGCCGAACATGTACCAGTCCCTGCATACGTCGGTGATCAGCGACAAGGGCGTGCCGTTCGAGGTCCAGATCCGCACCCACGAGATGCACCGGGTGGCCGAGGAGGGGATCGCGGCCCACTGGAAGTACAAGGAGGGGAAGGGGAGCAAGGAGAGCGACGCCAACATCCAGTGGCTGCGCCAGATCATGGAATGGCAGCAGGACCTCAAGGACCCGCGCGAGTTCCTCAGCATGGTCAAGGTCGACCTCTATCCCGACGAGGTCTACTGCTTCACCCCGCAGGGACAGGTCAAGTCGTTCCCGCGCGGGGCCACGCCGATCGATTTCGCCTACTCGGTGCACACCGAGGTGGGCCATCGGTGCGTCGGGGGCCGGATCAACGGCAAGCTGGTGCCCCTGCGCACGGAGCTGAAGAACGGCGACATCGTGGAGATCCTGACCTCGCCGAACCACCATCCGAGCCAGGACTGGCTGACGATCGCGAAGACATCGCGGGCCCGCGCCAAGATCCGGCAGTGGCTCAACATCGACCGGCGCAACCGCTCGATCGACCTCGGAAAGACCGTCGCCGACCGCGAGTTCAAGAGATACCGCCTCAACCTGCGCAAGCACCAGGGGGAAGGGGGGCGCCTCAAGGCGGTGCTGCACGAGATGGCCTGCGCCAGCCTGGACGACTTCTACGCCGCCGTGGGGTACGGCAAGCTCGCGCCCAGGACGCTCATCGAAAAGCTCGATCCGCAGGCCAAGCCGCACGAGCCCACGGAGGGCCCGATCGCGCATGCCGTCAAGAAGGCCCTGGGCATGTCCGGGAAGAAGGTCACCGTGCGCGGCCTGGACGACGCCCTGATCTCCCTGGCGAGGTGCTGCAATCCGATCCGCGGCGAGGCCATCGTCGGCTACATCACGCGCGGCCGGGGTGTGACCGTGCACAGCGAGCGCTGCCCCAATCTCGAGAAGCTCCTGTACGATCCGGAGCGGCGCATCGAGGTCGCCTGGGAGAGCGCCGACGCCTCGCGCTTCGAGGTCCGGATCACGGTGTTCTCCGAGGACCGGCCCGGCATGCTGGCCAAGATCACGTCCGCCATCGCCGAGTCCAAATCCAACATCAAGAACGTCGAGGCGCGCACCTTCGAGGACCGACGGGGCGAAATCACCCTCATCCTCGACATCGCCGATGTGTCCCACCTCGAGGCGATTCTTGAGAGGGTCAAGGGGATCGACGGCGTGTACCACGTGGAACGGCAGGTCGCATAGGAGCGGACATGAGCATGCGGACGATCAGCACGGACAAGGCACCGAAGGCCATCGGACCGTATTCGCAGGGGATCGCGGCCTCGGGTCTCCTGTTCCTCTCAGGCCAGGTGCCGCTCGATCCGGGGACGGGGCTCCTGGTGCAGGGGACGGTTCAGGAGGAGGTCACGCGCGTCATGGACAACCTGAAGGCGGTGCTCGAGGCGGCCGGATCGGGGCTCGACCGCGTCGTGCGGACCACCGTCTACCTGACGAGCCTGGAGGACTTCGCGGCCATGAACGAGATCTACGCCCGTTACTTCGGGGCGCACCGTCCGGCCCGCTCGACGGTCCAGGTGGCGGCCCTGCCGAAGGGGGCGCGAGTCGAGATCGACGCGATCGCCGTTTTGGCTTGACCCTCTCGCCGGACCCGGCTCAGGGGAGGGGCTTCGGGAGCCGGCCCAGGACGCGGACTAGGGCGCGGCTTTGGCCGATCGCCCGGACGCGGCCTTCACCACGGCCCCCGAGCGCAGGCAGCGCGTGCAGACCTTCATGCGGCGCCGCGTCTTGCCGACGACGACCTTGACCTTCTGGATGTTCGGATACCATACCCGCTGCGAGACGTTGTGCGCGTGGCTGATCTGGTGCCCGTGCACGGGTCCCTTGCCGCAAACCTCACACGAACGGGCCACTCGGTCGTCCTCCTGAGGGGGATCGGAAGGCCTGCACCTTCCGTCGGAAGCGTGGACTCTACCACAGCCCCCCCACTGCGATCAAACCTCTGAAAAAGAGCCACCTGGCATCTCCACCGACAGGTGAGCCCTGCTGGCATATTTCATCCGGGTAAAATGACATATGCGTCATTCTGGTCCATCGTGGGCGTTTTTGGGCCCCCAACTTGCAAAAATGGAGTCGCGGAATATATTGAACTTTCGTGAAAAAGGAGCGCCGGGATCGGTCGGCTGCAACCTGCCGAAACGCCAGAGGTTAAAGGAGCCCCGCGGTGTTTTTCTCAAAGCCAAAGAATCTGGTGGGCCTGGACATCGGTTCGAGCGCCGTCAAGGTCGTGGAACTCAAGGACCTCGGCAAGGGGCGCGGGTATCAGCTACTGAACGTGGCTCTCGAGCGGCTGTCCCCCGAGGCGATCGTGGACGGAGCCATCATGGACGCCGGCCTCGTCGTCGACACGGTCCAGCGGGCTTTCACGTCGCGCAAGATCAAGGGAGGCGACGTGGCGATCGCCCTGTCCGGTCACAGCGTCATCATCAAGAAGATCTCCATCCCGGCGACCTCGGAGGAGGAGCTCGCGGAGGTCATCCCCTGGGAGGCCGAGCAGTACATCCCGTTCGACGTCCAGGACGTCAACCTCGCGTACCAGGTCCTGAAGGGGGCCTCCGGCGGCGAGGGGAACATGGACGTGCTTCTGGTGGCGGCCAAGAAGGACAAGATCAACGACTACACCTCGGTGGTCAGCCAGGCCGGACGGAACCCGGTGGTCGTCGACGTCGACGTGTTCGCCCTGCAGAACTGCTACGAGATGAACTACGACTCGGATCCGGGGGTGGCCCGCGCCCTGGTGAACATCGGGGCCTCCACCACCAACGTCGCCATCCTCAAGGGGGCCACGTCGATCTTCTGGCGCGACATCTCGGTGGGGGGCAACCATTACAACGACGCCATCCGCAAGGAGCTGAACCTGAGCTTCGAGCAGGCCGAGGCGCTGAAGCGCGGCGAGGAGGTCGACGGCATCCCGGTCGAAAACGTCAGCCCGATCATCACCTCCGTGAACGATTTCATCGGCGCCGAGATCCAGAAGACCATCGACTTCTTCAAGAACACCACGCCCGGGGAGAACATCGAGACCCTGATCATCGCCGGCGGCTCGTCTCGCATCCTGCACCTGCGCGAGGCGCTCGCCGAGCGCTTCAGCATCGCCGTGGAGCTCCTCAACCCCTTCAACCGCGTCCAGGTCGGCAAGGGCGTGTCCCCGGAGATGGTTGAAGAGCTCGGCTCGAGCGTGTCGATCGCCGTCGGGCTCGCCGCGCGACGTGTGGGGGACAACCGATGATCAAGATCAACCTCCTCGCCGGAACCGAGAAGGCGAAGGCCCGCGCCGTCAAGACCCCGAGGTTCGAGGGCGTGGGCTCGCTGGGCCAGAACGTCCTGATGTCCGGCGTGGTGATCCTCGCCCTGATGTTCATCGGCTGGCGCTGGTACAGCCTGGAAAGCGAGAGACGGTCCCTGCAGAGCGAGATCGTCAAGGCCCAGGCCGAGAAGGAGCGCCTGCAGGCGATCATCAAGAAGGGGGAGGAGTACAAGGCCAAGAAGGAGCTCCTGGAGCGCAAGATCAGCCTGATCACCCAGCTGAAACGCAACCAGAGCGGTCCCGTGCATCTCCTCGACGAAGTGAGCAAGCAGCTGCCCGACTTCCTCTGGCTGGACACCATGAACGAGTCCGGACAGAGCATCACCATCTCCGGCAAGGCGACGACCTACAACGCGGTGTCGAACTTCTACAACAACCTGACGGGGTCCCGGTACTTCCAGAACGTCGTCCTGGGAGCGATCTCCGCCATCCCCGTCGGCGTGACCTTCTCCCTCACGTGCCAGTTTCTCCCGCATCCGGACGTGCCGGTCGAGGCGAGTGTCGACAGCCCGCCGGCAGGCGGCTAGAGGGCGACGATGGACTTCAAGAAGCTGCCGTTCTGGGGTCAATTCGCGGTGGTCGCCGGCATGGCGATCGCCCTCGTCTCGGTGGCCTTCTGGGCCTACCCGAACTTCTCCGACATGGCCAGGAAGAACGCCGCCTACCGCAGCGAACTCGAGGCGCTGCAGACCGAGATCCGCAAGGGACAGGCGATCGAGGCGAAGCTCCCCGAGTTCGAGAAGGAGATCGAGAACCTCCAGCTCAAGCTCAACGACCTCCTGGCCATCCTGCCGACCGAGCCGGAAACGGGCGAGCTGCTCAAGTGGGTCAAGAACCTGGCCGACCAGTCCAACCTGGATCTGAGACAGTTCAACCCCGGGGCGCTGCGCACCGTGGAGTTCTACAAGGAGTTTCCCATCCTGATGGACGTGGAAGGGGACTACCACGACCTCGGGGTCTTCTTCGATCGCATCAGCAAGTACTCGCGCATCATCAACGTCAGCGGCGTGGCGATCAACGCCGTCGGCGGCGCGACGCATTCGATCCACTCGACCTTCACCGCCACCACCTTCGTCTACGACGACAAGGGAGGAGCGACCCAGTGAGCCGGCACCTGCTCCGTCCTGTCGCCCTGGCCCTCGGCCTGTCTCTCGTTCTCGTCACCGGCGCGCTCGCGGAGGACCCGCCCGCGGCCGCCCCCGCTCCGGAAGGAGCGTCGGCGCCGCAGGGAACCGCGGCGCCCCAGGACACCGAGACGATCAACCGGATCATGCAGGACAACGAGGCGATGCTGAGCGGCCGCGGGTTCACGTATGACCCGGCCGGCCGGCGCGATCCGTTCCGC
Above is a window of Candidatus Polarisedimenticolia bacterium DNA encoding:
- a CDS encoding RidA family protein, giving the protein MRTISTDKAPKAIGPYSQGIAASGLLFLSGQVPLDPGTGLLVQGTVQEEVTRVMDNLKAVLEAAGSGLDRVVRTTVYLTSLEDFAAMNEIYARYFGAHRPARSTVQVAALPKGARVEIDAIAVLA
- a CDS encoding PilN domain-containing protein: MIKINLLAGTEKAKARAVKTPRFEGVGSLGQNVLMSGVVILALMFIGWRWYSLESERRSLQSEIVKAQAEKERLQAIIKKGEEYKAKKELLERKISLITQLKRNQSGPVHLLDEVSKQLPDFLWLDTMNESGQSITISGKATTYNAVSNFYNNLTGSRYFQNVVLGAISAIPVGVTFSLTCQFLPHPDVPVEASVDSPPAGG
- the pilM gene encoding type IV pilus assembly protein PilM, yielding MFFSKPKNLVGLDIGSSAVKVVELKDLGKGRGYQLLNVALERLSPEAIVDGAIMDAGLVVDTVQRAFTSRKIKGGDVAIALSGHSVIIKKISIPATSEEELAEVIPWEAEQYIPFDVQDVNLAYQVLKGASGGEGNMDVLLVAAKKDKINDYTSVVSQAGRNPVVVDVDVFALQNCYEMNYDSDPGVARALVNIGASTTNVAILKGATSIFWRDISVGGNHYNDAIRKELNLSFEQAEALKRGEEVDGIPVENVSPIITSVNDFIGAEIQKTIDFFKNTTPGENIETLIIAGGSSRILHLREALAERFSIAVELLNPFNRVQVGKGVSPEMVEELGSSVSIAVGLAARRVGDNR
- the secF gene encoding protein translocase subunit SecF, with the protein product MLQVFTNANFRMMYGTKWYFIAISACAILVSAWAMATHGFNLGIDFAGGTAVQVKFLEPPRVEELRAALETSGLGDVNIQKIGNADDNEVLIRVEQQRGVEATAGGEGGEISTRILEALKTPDERSATQAGKIDLNMASRTTLQEWLGTRLPNAAEVADAVVRYRTEHKGLLSSPAEIAAIPGVTPEAASLLASQSIVGRFALRSVEFVGPTAGKELLQNTAWLILLSILGILIYVWFRFHKWMWGVTSVIALMHDVFIAAGMISLTGKEFSLTVVAALLTILGYSINDTIVVFDRIRENLRLYREHEFEDIVNASVNQTLSRTMLTSLSLLMALVALLMFGGDKLNPMSFCLLVGVAFGTYSSVFVAAALLVVAYRRFGLKYVKS
- the rpmB gene encoding 50S ribosomal protein L28, whose translation is MARSCEVCGKGPVHGHQISHAHNVSQRVWYPNIQKVKVVVGKTRRRMKVCTRCLRSGAVVKAASGRSAKAAP
- a CDS encoding bifunctional (p)ppGpp synthetase/guanosine-3',5'-bis(diphosphate) 3'-pyrophosphohydrolase, whose protein sequence is MIRFEDIQEKIEAYMPAADLELLRKAYVFSAKEHKGQTRSSGEPYLIHPLSVAYILADLKLDMTCVVAGLLHDVLEDTLTTREAVEEHFGRDIAHVVEGLTKIARISFNSKEQQQAESFRKMMLAMVDDIRVVLVKLADRLHNMRTLEHLSPRQQERIARETLDIYAPIANRLGMAKVKNELEDLALKYLDPAGFQSLVQAMEEKRKLTDEFIREIQTTLRSELDKAGIACDIYGRRKHLHSIYRKIKRQRIEVGEVYDYLAFRILTGSVKDCYGALGIIHGMWRPVPGRIKDFIAMPKPNMYQSLHTSVISDKGVPFEVQIRTHEMHRVAEEGIAAHWKYKEGKGSKESDANIQWLRQIMEWQQDLKDPREFLSMVKVDLYPDEVYCFTPQGQVKSFPRGATPIDFAYSVHTEVGHRCVGGRINGKLVPLRTELKNGDIVEILTSPNHHPSQDWLTIAKTSRARAKIRQWLNIDRRNRSIDLGKTVADREFKRYRLNLRKHQGEGGRLKAVLHEMACASLDDFYAAVGYGKLAPRTLIEKLDPQAKPHEPTEGPIAHAVKKALGMSGKKVTVRGLDDALISLARCCNPIRGEAIVGYITRGRGVTVHSERCPNLEKLLYDPERRIEVAWESADASRFEVRITVFSEDRPGMLAKITSAIAESKSNIKNVEARTFEDRRGEITLILDIADVSHLEAILERVKGIDGVYHVERQVA
- the pilO gene encoding type 4a pilus biogenesis protein PilO gives rise to the protein MDFKKLPFWGQFAVVAGMAIALVSVAFWAYPNFSDMARKNAAYRSELEALQTEIRKGQAIEAKLPEFEKEIENLQLKLNDLLAILPTEPETGELLKWVKNLADQSNLDLRQFNPGALRTVEFYKEFPILMDVEGDYHDLGVFFDRISKYSRIINVSGVAINAVGGATHSIHSTFTATTFVYDDKGGATQ